In Longimicrobium sp., the following proteins share a genomic window:
- a CDS encoding cysteine desulfurase family protein, with protein MPDPVYLDYAATAPLRPEARDAMLAVLSERWGNASSIHRWGREARAALEDARARFAAVIGASPAEIVFTRGGTEADNLAVLGRAGLDPSRSVACSTIEHKAVLESARSARAGSLHEIVVDGDGTIDIDQIRDIIATDPPSVLSIVWANNEVGVIQPVDEIAAICRDAGVAFHSDAVQALGKLRVRVDEVPAALLAFSAHKIGGPKGVGALFVRRGTQLTPLMHGGGQERGLRPGTEDVAGAVAFAAAAEAAEAEREEVMARIGAMRDRLEAGLRARVPGLVVNAAAAPRLPTISNVSVPGADPEMLLIGLDLEGIAASSGSACSSGAVTPSHVLTAMGVAPEIAGPSVRFSLGRETTEAEIDRVLDVFPSVAERVRF; from the coding sequence ATGCCCGATCCCGTGTACCTGGACTACGCCGCCACCGCGCCGCTGCGCCCCGAGGCGCGCGACGCCATGCTGGCGGTGCTTTCTGAGCGATGGGGCAACGCGTCCAGCATCCACCGCTGGGGCCGCGAGGCACGCGCCGCGCTGGAAGACGCCCGCGCCCGCTTCGCCGCCGTGATCGGCGCGAGCCCGGCGGAGATCGTCTTCACCCGCGGCGGCACCGAGGCCGACAACCTGGCCGTGCTCGGCCGCGCAGGGCTGGACCCGAGCAGATCGGTTGCCTGCTCCACCATCGAGCACAAGGCGGTTCTGGAGTCGGCGCGCTCGGCCCGGGCCGGTTCGCTGCACGAGATCGTGGTCGATGGAGACGGCACGATTGACATCGACCAGATCCGCGACATCATCGCGACCGATCCACCGTCCGTGCTCTCGATCGTGTGGGCGAACAACGAGGTGGGCGTCATCCAGCCGGTGGATGAGATTGCCGCCATCTGCCGGGACGCGGGCGTGGCGTTCCACTCCGACGCGGTGCAGGCGCTCGGAAAGCTGCGGGTGCGGGTGGATGAGGTCCCGGCCGCGCTCCTCGCCTTCAGCGCGCACAAGATTGGCGGGCCCAAGGGCGTGGGCGCGCTCTTCGTCCGCCGGGGCACCCAGCTGACGCCTCTGATGCACGGCGGCGGGCAGGAGCGGGGGCTTCGGCCAGGGACGGAAGACGTGGCGGGCGCCGTCGCATTCGCCGCCGCCGCGGAAGCCGCGGAAGCGGAGCGCGAGGAGGTGATGGCGCGCATCGGTGCGATGCGCGATCGGCTGGAGGCGGGGCTCCGCGCACGCGTGCCGGGCTTGGTGGTGAACGCAGCCGCCGCGCCCCGCCTGCCGACCATCAGCAACGTCTCCGTCCCGGGCGCTGATCCCGAGATGCTGCTGATTGGATTGGACCTGGAGGGCATCGCCGCGTCGTCGGGCTCGGCGTGCAGCAGCGGCGCGGTCACCCCGTCGCACGTGCTGACGGCGATGGGCGTGGCGCCGGAGATCGCCGGCCCGTCGGTGCGCTTCTCACTGGGCCGCGAAACGACGGAAGCCGAGATCGACCGCGTGCTGGACGTCTTTCCGTCTGTGGCCGAACGCGTCCGCTTCTAA
- the mnmA gene encoding tRNA 2-thiouridine(34) synthase MnmA yields the protein MEKKTVLVAMSGGVDSSVAAALLVEQGYNVIGATMKTFCYSESESEANGPSKTCCGLDGILDAKRVADRLGIPHYVFDVEKEFTRDVIDDFVSEYAAGRTPNPCVRCNGNTKFRDLLKRGRMLGCDFIATGHYARMGTDEDGNPLLLRGQDEKKDQSYFLWALPPELLPLLLFPVGELTKPEVREKARELGLSTAEKPESMEICFVPTGNYADFLSRKLGSEHASLTPGKLVTSSGEVLGEHDGYARYTVGQRKGLGGGRSLPLYVIGTRPATREVVVGTADELVREDVRIDDLNWLAVPPAAGDAIRVQVRHRASAVPARVVSVEDGTVNLVLDQPQRAITPGQSAVMFSGDVVLGGGRIAA from the coding sequence ATGGAGAAGAAGACCGTCCTCGTGGCGATGTCGGGCGGCGTGGATTCGTCGGTGGCGGCGGCGCTGCTCGTGGAGCAGGGCTACAACGTCATCGGCGCCACGATGAAGACGTTCTGCTACTCGGAATCCGAGTCGGAGGCGAACGGCCCGTCCAAAACGTGCTGCGGGCTCGACGGCATCCTCGACGCCAAGCGCGTGGCGGACCGGCTGGGCATTCCGCACTACGTATTCGACGTGGAGAAGGAGTTCACGCGCGACGTGATCGACGACTTCGTGTCGGAGTACGCCGCGGGTAGGACTCCGAATCCGTGCGTGCGCTGCAACGGCAACACCAAGTTTCGCGACCTGCTGAAGCGCGGCCGCATGCTTGGCTGCGACTTCATCGCCACCGGCCACTACGCCCGGATGGGTACGGACGAGGACGGCAACCCCTTGCTGCTGCGCGGGCAGGACGAAAAGAAGGACCAGTCGTACTTCCTGTGGGCGCTGCCGCCGGAGCTGCTTCCCCTGCTGTTGTTCCCCGTAGGCGAACTCACAAAGCCCGAGGTGCGCGAAAAGGCCCGCGAGCTGGGTCTCTCCACGGCCGAAAAGCCGGAGAGCATGGAAATCTGCTTCGTGCCCACGGGCAACTACGCCGACTTCCTCAGCCGCAAACTGGGGAGCGAGCACGCCTCGCTCACGCCCGGCAAGCTGGTGACCTCGTCCGGCGAGGTGCTGGGCGAGCACGATGGATACGCACGATACACGGTGGGCCAGCGGAAGGGGCTGGGTGGCGGGCGCTCGCTGCCGCTGTACGTGATCGGCACGCGGCCCGCGACGCGCGAGGTGGTCGTGGGCACGGCCGACGAGCTGGTGCGCGAGGACGTCCGCATCGATGACCTGAACTGGCTCGCCGTGCCGCCGGCGGCGGGCGACGCCATCCGCGTCCAGGTCCGCCACCGCGCCTCGGCCGTGCCGGCGCGAGTCGTGTCGGTGGAGGACGGCACGGTGAACCTCGTCCTGGATCAGCCGCAGCGCGCCATCACCCCCGGCCAGTCCGCGGTCATGTTCAGCGGCGACGTGGTCCTTGGCGGCGGCCGGATCGCGGCGTAG
- a CDS encoding type II toxin-antitoxin system HicB family antitoxin, which translates to MMYKVLLYRTHEGYSVSCPDLPGCWSEGETREDAIENLRNAIREYLAAVDDLAHKSDLGCRTRSS; encoded by the coding sequence ATGATGTACAAGGTCCTGCTTTACCGCACCCACGAGGGCTACAGCGTCAGCTGCCCCGATCTGCCCGGCTGCTGGTCGGAGGGGGAGACGAGGGAAGATGCCATCGAGAACCTCCGGAATGCAATCCGGGAGTATCTCGCGGCTGTCGACGACTTGGCGCACAAGTCAGATCTGGGTTGTCGCACCCGTTCTTCCTGA